In Poecilia reticulata strain Guanapo linkage group LG15, Guppy_female_1.0+MT, whole genome shotgun sequence, the sequence CTCATTCTTCTGTCTGTCACCAAGAGAAAGTGTTGGACTCTCTTTAAGGGTACCTGAATCGTCCGTTTTAATTTGTGCTATTCTTTCTTCTCCTTTGAGGGTCTGAGGTTCGGCTTTGTCTCGCTCTTCTCTGGCCCTGTCTTGACTCTTCCCcgtcttttctttcctctctgccTTAAACTTCGGTTTGAATGCGAAGTGCCAGTTGATCTCCCACAGGTCCTCTTTTCTGTATTCACTGGGTCTGAAGTTGACGTCGGGCAACTCGTTGTTCTGGATGGTGTCAGGGAGTGGATCTGTTTGCCTTCTTATGCGTCCCTTCAGTCTCGGTGAGGAGTTAGACCTGTGCAGGACTTCTGCTCCCTCACTTATTGGGTCATATCTCTGAAGGCTAGCAGCAACACTGTTTGGCTCTGCTAAAGCTTGGTCATTGGCATACAGTAACAGGTAGGGCATGctgacagcagagaaaacatccCCCTGTTTTTTGTGGGGCTGTTGTCCAAAGTCCAGTTCCAGCGACAGCAAAAACTGACCCCTAGCTTGAGCTTCCTTTATTAGCTTGGTCACATCTTTCATCTGCCAAACCCCTTTCCTGTGGGGGTAAAAGGTCACGTTACCTAGAGATGACTCCACTGGCTCAGATCTAACCTCCGACCCAAAAGAGAGGGAGCGAAACATCAAGCTGATGGGCGGAGAAGGTTGTGTGAATGCGGAGTGACATGTTGGGCTCTTGAAGCGTTTGCAGAACCAGGGCCTTGTAAGTGTGTGCTTATCTAGCAGGAAGTGGAATGTTGCAGAGAGGATGACCTCTGATTCCTGAAGGGTTGTTAGGTTAAGTCTGTACACAATCCTGTGGTCAGCAGAGTCTGTAGAGACATTAAATCAGAGAGTCAGCACAAAATCATTGGAAAATCAACTAagatttatgaataaaatgacattattaAGTATATATACGCAAATATTTATATGTTCTATGAGTAACTagctcatttttttaaatgtacaatttatttttaagttgatcaGAATTCCTTGGAACTTTTAATCAGTTCGTGCTGACTTGCTGCTTCCCTGGGCAAAaggctttcttttgttttcatggcAAACTTAAAGTAAACACAAGTCAGCTTGAAGTGTGTTTACTTTACTGGGGATCAGTAAGCTGTAAATTACACTGTGCACAGTGCAGAACAGAGCCACAATATTTTACCTGAAGGTGAGAGCATAGAGactgctgtgtgtctgtgtgagtctTTTCATGGTTCAGCTGATGTCCATGCAGATGAAGTCTTAAAGGGGACCAGCTATTGATAATGTTGACCCTTCCCTGGCTTTAAATAGTAAATGACTTGTACTTGTATAGCACTTCACATTACAATCATGCACATATTTACATGCTGATGATGGCAAActactggatagtagccacagctgcttTGGGTCACGTTTACAGAGACGATACTGCAATGCACTGACGACACCAggcctctgaccaccaccagcaggcaaggcagGTGAAGCATGTTTCCCAAGTGTCTTGCAGAACAAACTCCTACCACCGTCACCACCATCATCCCAAACTTAATAGTCATGCCTTTAGCATCACTGGACCAAATGtgtctttatatattttttgaagttttgtttctgaagccctaAAGTGGAACCccttttgcaataaaaaattaaCCAGGATCAATTGAAAatgctttggttgttttttggcTTTATGAAGAAAATACGACAGTCGtgaccaaacagaaaaacagagcgGCTGAATCGTATTTGAACTCGgttatttgagattttttttagattaaaggcaatacatttagaaaaaggaaa encodes:
- the gdf10a gene encoding growth/differentiation factor 10, with the protein product MTSSHLSLLTLICVLASASVTGDTGFLQLSSDFDEDMLSRHMYRLYEKYNREKRLKEGNTVRSFRAIQDSADHRIVYRLNLTTLQESEVILSATFHFLLDKHTLTRPWFCKRFKSPTCHSAFTQPSPPISLMFRSLSFGSEVRSEPVESSLGNVTFYPHRKGVWQMKDVTKLIKEAQARGQFLLSLELDFGQQPHKKQGDVFSAVSMPYLLLYANDQALAEPNSVAASLQRYDPISEGAEVLHRSNSSPRLKGRIRRQTDPLPDTIQNNELPDVNFRPSEYRKEDLWEINWHFAFKPKFKAERKEKTGKSQDRAREERDKAEPQTLKGEERIAQIKTDDSGTLKESPTLSLGDRQKNERSNRGKHKGRVPSQSSVLSFDEQTMRKARRRQWGQNRRCSRRNLRVDFADIGWNEWVIAPESFDAYYCAGACGFPMPQAARPSNHATIQSIVRAVGIIPGIPEPCCVPENMSPLAVLFQEESRNLVLKVYPNMSVQSCSCR